AGGATTGGTTCACGTATAGACAGAGCGAGCCATTACCCAGTAAACCTAGTAATACGAATATAGCATGGATCAAAGTATCTATCCCTGTAATGAAGTGGAGTAATCCTGCTATTCTAATAAGTCGAATTTACGGCAAACATATCGTAATGAGTATAGATAATAAGCTGATATATGAATCGAATCGAAATTATAGCTATGATGCGCATAAGATTGTAGTACCCCTGAATCCAAGCGATACTGGTAAATTACTGTATATAGGAATAGAGGCAGAGAAGGCAAAGATAGGAATCCATAGCAGCATAATCTTAGGGGACTATACTGAGTTGTTCTCGAAATTTGTGAAGCAGGATATTATTGATGTGATTATTGGGAGTGCCTTTATTTTTATAGCCGTTGTTATGCTGATCTGTACCATCTTTATTACAAGAAACTTTGTATCCAGCTGGGTTTCTTTATGCGTGATTATTCTATCAACGGGAATTCTAGTCTTGACTTATTCTTCATACTTGTATGATCTTTATGGTAATTATGGAAAAACGTATACATTTTTATTTGATTGTGCTTTATTAATTATTTTACCTACTGTAACTTATTTCTTTGAAAAAATACAAGGGAATGGCTATCATGCCATTATTTCTAGATACAGAAAATTTCAAATTGCCTATTCTATTCTTTGTTTTGTATGTATGATCGTAACCGTCGTTGCTCTAGATAAGTATCATGAGCTTAACTACTTCATATCTGTCACTCTATTAGGATATACGATGATCATTCAATGTCTAATGTTATTAGTGACTTTAATTATTTATGCAGTCAAAGGGAATAAGGATGTATATATTTTCTCGATTGGTATTGGATTATTTACTGGAACATCATTACTAGATCTAATCATATTCTATATTAAATCAGGTAACTACGAGTTTATTTTATGGAAATGGGGGATTGTGGGCTCAATTACTATTCTTATCATTATCATAGGAAGGAAATTTGCTGATAGTCACGAGCAAATTGTGAAGTACTCCAAGGAGCAGGAGTTATTTAATATTGAACTACAACGTTCTGAGAAGATGGAGATTATTAGTGAGTTGGCAGCTTCAGTTGCACATGAAGTTAGAAATCCGCTTCAAGTAAGCCGTGGATTTATACAACTTCTAATTGAAGAGAATGAACAGCAGCAACAGCCATACTTATTAATGGCGCTAGAGGAATTGGATAGAGCCTCTAGTATTATTACGGATTTCCTAACCTTTGCAGAGCCTGAATTTGATCAGGTAACACGATTGAATATCAGTAAAGAGCTTAGGCATATTGAGGAAATCCTTTTACCTTTAACTAATTTGCAGAACGGAATTATAACCATCGATGTACCACACGATCTCTACGTAGCAGGTAATTCTTCGAAATTCAAGCAAGCATTCATCAATATGATGAAGAACAGCATTGAAGCCTTGAATGACAACGGTGATATTAGAGTATGGGCGTATGAAGCAGAGGCTGAAGTGGTTATTCATATAAGAGATAACGGTGAAGGTATGGACCCGATGGTGATATCTCGATTAGGAGAGCCTTATTTCTCCAA
The nucleotide sequence above comes from Paenibacillus sp. IHBB 10380. Encoded proteins:
- a CDS encoding sensor histidine kinase, with translation MKFVPKLMVIVIALISCSLALTLVIGQTSGGNLQKSTKTITEWQFKWGSEAVLNINNRALDLDEDWFTYRQSEPLPSKPSNTNIAWIKVSIPVMKWSNPAILISRIYGKHIVMSIDNKLIYESNRNYSYDAHKIVVPLNPSDTGKLLYIGIEAEKAKIGIHSSIILGDYTELFSKFVKQDIIDVIIGSAFIFIAVVMLICTIFITRNFVSSWVSLCVIILSTGILVLTYSSYLYDLYGNYGKTYTFLFDCALLIILPTVTYFFEKIQGNGYHAIISRYRKFQIAYSILCFVCMIVTVVALDKYHELNYFISVTLLGYTMIIQCLMLLVTLIIYAVKGNKDVYIFSIGIGLFTGTSLLDLIIFYIKSGNYEFILWKWGIVGSITILIIIIGRKFADSHEQIVKYSKEQELFNIELQRSEKMEIISELAASVAHEVRNPLQVSRGFIQLLIEENEQQQQPYLLMALEELDRASSIITDFLTFAEPEFDQVTRLNISKELRHIEEILLPLTNLQNGIITIDVPHDLYVAGNSSKFKQAFINMMKNSIEALNDNGDIRVWAYEAEAEVVIHIRDNGEGMDPMVISRLGEPYFSNKTKGTGLGLMVSYRIVEVMNGSITFTSEKGVGTEVIIKFPSIL